The Herminiimonas arsenitoxidans genome window below encodes:
- a CDS encoding fatty acid desaturase family protein, with the protein MIAQYYRYPDGTLPNTAAMAFTLLGYPLGIALLVQPFWLAKAAGFLLVTLTLIWSAYFIHEYAHQAIFKTPEANARWGTVMTWINGSCYAKFADLRRKHMRHHVERADVITFHVQGFLNNGPAWLRKLVLVLEWAYIPAVEFIMHAYVMALPFIKPSADKSRTRIIAIFIVRTVAFAALAWYSLSALVLYAIAYVVFITVLRFADCFQHTYDAYPILDESPIPNDKVRDRAYEQANTYSNVVGIDSKWLNMLWLNFGFHNAHHARPTIPWYRLPAFHRELYDAANSQVIPVRILLKSFHINRVKRVLSADYGQVLPPDVNGRADGFLGAVGVSFLTAI; encoded by the coding sequence ATGATTGCGCAATACTATCGATATCCAGATGGCACCTTGCCGAACACGGCAGCGATGGCATTTACATTGCTGGGTTATCCATTGGGTATAGCTTTGCTGGTACAGCCGTTCTGGCTGGCCAAGGCGGCCGGCTTTTTGCTGGTGACGCTGACGCTGATCTGGTCTGCCTACTTCATCCATGAATACGCGCATCAGGCGATTTTCAAGACGCCTGAAGCAAACGCGCGTTGGGGCACGGTCATGACGTGGATCAATGGCAGCTGCTATGCGAAGTTTGCCGATTTGCGCCGCAAGCACATGCGACATCACGTCGAACGCGCCGATGTTATTACCTTCCATGTGCAGGGTTTTCTGAACAACGGACCGGCCTGGCTGCGCAAGTTGGTGCTGGTGCTGGAATGGGCGTATATCCCTGCGGTTGAATTCATCATGCACGCCTATGTGATGGCGCTGCCCTTCATCAAGCCGAGTGCAGATAAATCGCGCACCCGCATCATCGCCATTTTTATCGTACGCACTGTTGCGTTTGCGGCACTGGCCTGGTATTCGTTGTCGGCGCTGGTGCTGTATGCGATTGCGTATGTCGTGTTCATTACCGTGCTGCGTTTTGCCGATTGCTTTCAGCATACATACGATGCGTATCCGATACTCGACGAGTCGCCGATACCGAACGACAAGGTGCGCGATCGTGCTTACGAGCAAGCCAATACCTACAGCAATGTGGTTGGCATCGACAGCAAATGGCTGAACATGCTGTGGCTCAATTTTGGCTTTCACAACGCGCATCACGCACGGCCCACGATCCCGTGGTACCGACTGCCTGCCTTCCATCGCGAACTGTACGATGCAGCTAACAGCCAGGTGATCCCGGTACGCATACTGCTGAAAAGTTTCCACATCAATCGCGTCAAGCGCGTGCTGTCCGCAGATTACGGACAGGTGTTGCCACCGGACGTCAATGGTCGCGCCGATGGTTTTCTTGGTGCAGTTGGCGTGTCGTTTCTAACTGCCATTTGA